One region of Haladaptatus cibarius D43 genomic DNA includes:
- a CDS encoding V-type ATP synthase subunit I gives MLRPEQMSKVSVTGSRDVMSDVIETIHELNLVHLSNYDGSWKGFEPGNPTEGAEEVSDKLVTIRSIESILDVQDEDAGPQRIVTDDALDDELEDIRTKVNTLDDKQNELQDELRNVEDRIDSMEPFAELGIDLDLLSGYDSLQVAVGEGNTDEIEQTLRNADDIQEFELFTGGGTVAIFAYPANDADEDALDDALVGVDFASFDVPDASDSPEEYVSELRHERQKLESKLDGVENELHDVKLDGAGFLLAAEEKLSIEVQKAEAPLQFATTENAFIAEGWIPTEKYNKLASDLDATVGDHVEVDELRRADYEEGHPHTVTEEAEEVATTDGGHVVDDDEQPPVVQDNPGPVKPFELLVETINRPRYFEFDPSVILFLTFPIFFGFMIGDLGYGLLYLALGYTLYTKVDSLALKSLGGIALWSGLFTAIFGVLYGEIFGLHILGEVVFGEMGPPMKKGLQPANAEYASTWLVLSLLIGLAHLTLGYLFGFFEELSHGFKDALLHKGSWIILMLGVWVWIFSKQMMGPKPPFLFEVFNGSPFALGFAGFPASVGPIALGITAVGFVLMIAGEVSELGGPGALIGALESLKSLSDVISYTRIAAVLLAKAGMAFVINLLFFGAYEHHGEWHFMLTYNADYVMSHYEGASIVFPGLMHSGIAGVLVGLLILVVGHLLVLALGVTSAGLQAVRLEYVEFFGKFYQGGGEEYEPFGYERTHTTQD, from the coding sequence ATGCTCAGACCTGAGCAAATGAGCAAGGTTTCGGTGACGGGGTCACGGGACGTTATGTCCGACGTCATCGAGACGATTCACGAACTGAATCTCGTTCATCTGTCGAACTACGATGGGTCGTGGAAAGGATTCGAACCCGGCAACCCGACCGAGGGCGCAGAAGAGGTGTCCGACAAACTCGTCACGATTCGTTCCATCGAGAGCATCCTCGATGTGCAAGACGAAGACGCAGGGCCACAGCGAATCGTCACCGACGACGCGCTAGACGACGAACTGGAAGACATCCGAACGAAGGTCAACACGCTCGACGACAAGCAAAACGAGCTGCAGGACGAACTCCGAAACGTCGAAGACCGCATCGACTCGATGGAACCGTTCGCGGAACTCGGCATCGACTTAGACCTGCTGTCGGGCTACGACAGCCTCCAAGTCGCAGTCGGTGAAGGGAACACGGACGAAATCGAGCAAACGCTGCGCAATGCAGACGACATCCAAGAGTTCGAACTGTTCACCGGCGGCGGAACCGTCGCCATCTTCGCGTACCCGGCGAACGATGCGGACGAAGACGCGCTAGACGACGCGCTCGTCGGCGTCGATTTCGCATCGTTCGACGTTCCGGACGCCTCCGACAGTCCGGAAGAGTACGTCTCGGAGCTTCGACACGAACGCCAGAAGCTCGAATCGAAACTCGATGGCGTCGAAAACGAACTGCACGACGTGAAACTCGACGGTGCTGGATTCCTCCTCGCCGCGGAAGAGAAACTCAGCATCGAGGTGCAGAAGGCGGAAGCACCGCTTCAGTTTGCGACGACGGAAAACGCCTTCATCGCCGAAGGATGGATTCCGACCGAGAAGTACAACAAACTGGCGAGCGACCTCGACGCGACGGTCGGCGACCACGTCGAAGTGGACGAACTCCGTCGCGCCGACTACGAGGAAGGCCACCCGCACACCGTCACTGAAGAGGCGGAAGAAGTCGCGACAACCGACGGTGGCCACGTCGTTGACGACGACGAACAACCGCCGGTCGTGCAAGACAACCCCGGCCCAGTCAAACCGTTCGAACTGCTTGTCGAAACCATCAATCGACCGCGCTACTTCGAGTTCGACCCGTCGGTCATCCTGTTCCTCACGTTCCCGATTTTCTTCGGGTTCATGATCGGTGACCTCGGATACGGACTGCTGTACCTCGCGCTCGGATACACACTCTACACGAAGGTAGACAGTCTCGCACTGAAAAGCCTTGGTGGCATCGCGCTGTGGTCAGGCCTGTTCACCGCGATTTTCGGCGTGTTGTACGGCGAAATCTTCGGGTTACACATCCTCGGCGAGGTAGTGTTCGGCGAGATGGGACCACCGATGAAGAAGGGACTTCAGCCCGCAAACGCTGAGTACGCGAGTACGTGGCTCGTGCTGAGCCTACTCATCGGACTTGCACACCTCACGCTCGGCTACCTGTTTGGGTTTTTCGAGGAACTCTCGCACGGATTCAAGGATGCACTGCTCCACAAGGGGTCGTGGATTATCCTCATGCTCGGCGTCTGGGTGTGGATTTTCAGCAAGCAGATGATGGGGCCAAAGCCCCCGTTCCTGTTTGAGGTGTTCAACGGAAGTCCGTTCGCGCTCGGCTTTGCTGGCTTCCCAGCATCGGTCGGACCGATTGCACTCGGCATCACCGCAGTCGGCTTCGTGCTGATGATTGCCGGTGAAGTCTCCGAATTGGGCGGCCCCGGTGCACTCATCGGCGCGCTGGAGAGCCTGAAATCGCTGTCGGACGTTATCTCCTACACTCGTATCGCCGCAGTGCTGCTGGCGAAGGCGGGAATGGCGTTCGTCATCAACCTGCTGTTCTTCGGTGCGTACGAACACCACGGAGAATGGCACTTCATGCTCACCTACAACGCGGACTACGTAATGAGCCACTACGAGGGTGCAAGCATCGTCTTCCCCGGTCTGATGCATTCGGGCATCGCGGGCGTGCTGGTCGGATTGCTCATCCTCGTTGTCGGTCACCTGCTGGTGCTGGCGCTCGGTGTCACGAGTGCAGGACTGCAGGCCGTGCGTCTCGAATACGTCGAGTTCTTCGGCAAGTTCTATCAGGGCGGCGGCGAAGAGTACGAACCCTTCGGCTACGAGCGGACGCACACGACGCAGGACTGA
- the ahaH gene encoding ATP synthase archaeal subunit H, producing the protein MPRPEVLERITEAEEEADEIVAEAKEDREQRISEARKTAEEIREEAEKEATELEEKRLEEARAEIESEREELLAAGEQERKQLESRAQENVEDTKEFVLDRFKEAVHAQT; encoded by the coding sequence ATGCCGAGGCCAGAGGTTCTCGAACGAATAACGGAGGCCGAAGAAGAGGCTGACGAAATCGTCGCGGAAGCCAAAGAAGACCGCGAACAGCGGATTTCTGAGGCGCGAAAGACGGCTGAGGAAATCCGCGAAGAAGCCGAAAAAGAGGCCACAGAATTGGAAGAAAAGCGTTTGGAAGAGGCGCGCGCGGAAATCGAATCCGAACGCGAAGAACTGCTCGCGGCGGGTGAGCAAGAACGCAAACAACTCGAATCGCGCGCACAAGAGAACGTAGAGGACACGAAAGAGTTCGTCCTCGACCGGTTCAAGGAGGCGGTGCATGCTCAGACCTGA
- a CDS encoding methyltransferase domain-containing protein: MGILENKRRARIFYKYLSKVYDTVNPFIWNEEMRTEALSMLDIDEDDHVLDVGCGTGFGTEGLLEHTDNVYGLDQSVHQLEKAWAKIGKYDPVSFYRGDAERLPFKNDSFDVVWSSGSIEYWPDPVEALRDIRRVTKPGGQVLIVGPNYPRTGVMQKVADSIMLFYDREEADRMFREAGYEDIRHREMGPQYDPDIAITTVARVPEEQN, encoded by the coding sequence ATGGGTATCCTCGAAAACAAACGTCGCGCACGAATCTTCTACAAATATCTCTCGAAGGTGTACGACACGGTCAATCCGTTCATCTGGAACGAAGAGATGCGAACCGAGGCACTGTCGATGCTCGACATCGACGAAGACGACCACGTCTTAGACGTTGGCTGTGGAACCGGTTTCGGAACCGAAGGCCTGCTCGAACACACGGACAACGTCTACGGACTCGACCAGAGCGTCCACCAACTCGAAAAGGCGTGGGCGAAAATCGGCAAATACGACCCTGTCAGCTTCTACCGCGGTGACGCAGAACGACTGCCGTTCAAAAACGACTCCTTCGATGTGGTGTGGTCGTCGGGTTCAATCGAATACTGGCCCGACCCAGTCGAAGCACTTCGAGACATTCGCCGCGTGACGAAACCCGGCGGACAAGTGCTTATCGTCGGCCCGAACTACCCTCGAACCGGCGTCATGCAGAAAGTTGCGGACTCGATAATGCTCTTTTACGACCGCGAAGAAGCCGACCGAATGTTCCGCGAAGCGGGCTACGAGGACATCCGCCACCGCGAAATGGGGCCGCAGTACGACCCCGACATCGCCATCACGACCGTCGCGCGCGTGCCTGAAGAACAAAACTGA
- a CDS encoding type IV pilin has protein sequence MSNRALSPVVATVLLLLVTLVLAGTIGAVTVQSTSLQEPTYAVVDVSADAATNRLTFVHRAGDSLAVESLSVHVLVDGTPLKHQPPVPFFSAHGFQSGPTGPFNSATNETWDAGETASLGIAGTNAPLLETGDRVVVRIAVDDTVVTEVETTAE, from the coding sequence GTGTCGAACCGCGCTCTCTCACCTGTCGTCGCAACGGTTCTTTTACTCCTCGTCACGCTCGTCCTCGCGGGGACAATTGGCGCAGTTACGGTGCAATCGACCTCGCTTCAGGAACCGACGTATGCCGTCGTCGACGTTTCGGCTGATGCCGCCACGAACCGTTTGACGTTCGTTCATCGGGCGGGAGATTCGCTCGCCGTCGAATCACTGTCCGTTCATGTCCTCGTCGATGGGACGCCGCTGAAACACCAGCCGCCAGTTCCGTTCTTTTCAGCACACGGATTCCAATCCGGCCCGACTGGGCCGTTCAACAGCGCGACGAACGAAACGTGGGATGCTGGCGAAACCGCGAGCCTCGGAATTGCAGGGACGAACGCACCACTTCTCGAAACGGGGGACAGAGTCGTCGTTCGAATCGCCGTGGACGATACGGTCGTAACGGAGGTAGAGACAACGGCAGAATAA
- a CDS encoding DUF7094 domain-containing protein: MTRVFPVVFAVLLALTAPTAAFETGSATSMQTGADTDSVVTPPGVNNTTAQLSLDTPDRTGTDTPSTSLGAALEMDRNKVQTESRIYELDEKLSNSNNDQSRHHELRQYRFDIGSRLSSLKYTEQEIRTEFNDGEISSEEYIRRLAVLHAKATNVKRSIQYMEERGQDVPQFTPRAWRLRAELIPLEGVIRESAINQYNGRTESHTIYVATTDTGVVLSSIEGNQYVREAYLSENRDINGTNQLLAQEAQNITETQYPWARENNDGEISTNSRFGTGIFVTTFPHEQGVIEAVLDGKTEKIFRETQYSYLTGDSHLPYGEAIQNDTIGHQLTVNRTYPGGPLRINATDGNGNAVDSRISIGEREIGRTGSDGVLWTVAPRRSVTISSVHGGAPLNVTVTPYGLSQSNESGGTPQSVVTAEH, from the coding sequence ATGACCCGGGTGTTCCCCGTCGTATTCGCAGTACTTCTCGCCCTCACCGCGCCGACTGCTGCGTTCGAAACTGGGTCTGCGACCTCGATGCAAACCGGAGCGGACACGGATAGCGTAGTGACCCCACCGGGAGTCAACAACACGACCGCACAGTTGAGTCTTGACACTCCCGACCGCACCGGAACGGACACACCATCGACCAGCCTCGGTGCAGCGTTGGAGATGGATAGAAACAAGGTACAGACGGAGAGTCGGATATACGAACTCGACGAGAAGTTATCAAATTCGAACAACGACCAAAGCAGACACCACGAGCTTCGGCAGTACAGATTCGACATTGGGTCACGACTCTCGTCGTTGAAGTACACGGAACAGGAGATTCGAACGGAGTTCAACGACGGAGAAATATCCAGTGAAGAGTACATACGACGGCTCGCGGTGCTCCACGCGAAGGCGACGAACGTCAAGCGCTCGATACAGTACATGGAAGAGCGCGGGCAGGACGTTCCGCAGTTCACTCCAAGGGCGTGGCGACTCAGGGCGGAACTCATTCCCTTGGAAGGAGTCATTCGAGAGTCCGCGATAAACCAGTACAACGGACGAACCGAATCGCACACGATATACGTAGCCACGACGGATACAGGCGTCGTTCTATCGAGTATCGAAGGCAACCAGTACGTGAGAGAGGCGTATCTCTCCGAGAACAGAGACATAAACGGTACGAACCAACTGCTCGCTCAGGAAGCCCAGAATATCACAGAGACACAGTATCCGTGGGCACGAGAGAACAACGACGGAGAGATAAGTACGAACTCCAGATTTGGCACGGGGATCTTCGTGACCACGTTCCCGCACGAACAGGGAGTTATCGAAGCGGTTCTCGACGGAAAGACGGAGAAAATATTCCGAGAAACGCAGTACAGCTATCTCACTGGCGACAGTCACCTTCCATACGGAGAGGCCATCCAAAACGACACGATAGGCCACCAACTCACCGTCAACCGAACGTATCCCGGTGGCCCACTCCGAATCAACGCGACCGACGGAAACGGCAATGCGGTCGATAGTCGCATCTCGATTGGCGAGCGAGAGATCGGGAGAACCGGAAGCGACGGCGTTCTATGGACTGTCGCTCCGAGACGGAGCGTTACTATTTCCAGCGTGCACGGAGGCGCGCCACTCAACGTCACCGTTACTCCGTATGGATTGTCGCAATCGAACGAATCGGGTGGGACGCCGCAATCTGTCGTCACAGCCGAACATTGA
- a CDS encoding helix-turn-helix transcriptional regulator gives MRLHSALLVVFLTLLVVGSAVSAADTRQVASTNLDTPNGVDGTVASQSTPEETTTNGTTIRITPQSDGDARWNVSMEFVTRNENETAAFEELGDDFERGSTNVGPSQELFIRIADQMESETGREMKILDVERTYTPGNTTHTLSLSFVWTNFTQVEGDKIILRDAFLLDGDSSTWLDSLTADQRLIIESPDGYRIQNSPNYGHNNGTVALEGPMSLNPETREIDVTYTKTGDGDEEPFLSTTNIVLLLLVVSTGIGGLYVLMQRRDDESTDDSPSGDPPATVSEPRHDSGGEVVSDSEPEDDEPDVELLSDEERVEHLLKQNGGRMKQAKIVTETNWSNAKVSQLLSAMDDDDRVDKLRIGRENLITLPDEDIADFDNE, from the coding sequence ATGCGGTTACATTCCGCCCTCCTCGTGGTCTTCCTTACCCTCCTCGTCGTGGGTTCCGCTGTTTCCGCGGCGGATACACGACAGGTGGCTTCGACCAACCTCGATACGCCGAACGGTGTCGATGGGACGGTTGCAAGCCAATCAACACCCGAAGAGACGACCACGAATGGAACCACGATTCGAATTACGCCACAGTCTGATGGCGATGCCCGGTGGAATGTTTCGATGGAGTTCGTCACCAGAAACGAGAACGAAACCGCCGCCTTCGAAGAACTCGGCGACGATTTCGAACGGGGTAGCACAAACGTTGGTCCCTCACAGGAGTTGTTCATTCGAATCGCAGATCAGATGGAGTCGGAGACTGGCCGCGAAATGAAAATTCTCGACGTAGAGCGGACGTACACGCCGGGGAATACGACTCACACGCTATCGCTCTCTTTCGTCTGGACGAACTTCACACAGGTTGAAGGTGACAAAATTATTTTGCGGGATGCGTTTTTGCTCGACGGCGATTCATCGACGTGGCTCGATTCGCTCACTGCTGATCAACGACTCATCATCGAATCGCCAGACGGTTATCGGATTCAGAACTCGCCGAACTACGGCCACAACAACGGAACCGTTGCGTTGGAGGGGCCGATGTCGTTGAACCCCGAAACCCGCGAAATCGATGTCACGTACACCAAAACGGGCGACGGAGACGAAGAACCGTTTCTTTCCACGACGAACATCGTACTGCTCTTGCTCGTCGTCAGTACCGGGATTGGCGGTCTGTACGTGCTGATGCAACGGCGGGATGATGAATCGACAGATGACTCACCTTCCGGCGATCCGCCTGCGACGGTTTCGGAACCCAGACACGATTCGGGTGGTGAAGTCGTCTCCGATTCCGAACCGGAGGACGACGAACCGGATGTCGAACTGCTGTCCGACGAAGAGCGTGTGGAACACCTGCTGAAACAGAACGGTGGCCGGATGAAGCAGGCGAAAATCGTCACGGAGACGAACTGGTCGAACGCGAAGGTGTCACAACTCCTCTCGGCGATGGACGACGACGACCGCGTGGATAAACTCAGAATCGGCCGTGAAAACCTCATCACGCTCCCGGACGAAGACATCGCTGACTTCGATAACGAGTAG
- a CDS encoding electron transfer flavoprotein subunit beta/FixA family protein: MKVLVTVKEVAELADDFEVEGTEVDDRYLEYDLNEWDDYAVEEGVQMNEEGIADEVVTVTIGPERSEETIRMALAKGADRSIRVWDESFEDVDLLDTEAKAEIFSAVVAEEEPDIVLTGVQAGDDAFGSTGVALADAIDFEWAAVVNALDMDADEGVAHVRRELEGGVEELTDVELPAVLTIQTGINEPRYASLRGIRQAQSKEIAPKTLADIGLDADTLESDLTLTDMYEPESESDAEIFEGDAGETAGKLAEVLREKGVAE; this comes from the coding sequence ATGAAGGTCTTGGTAACCGTAAAAGAAGTCGCCGAACTCGCGGATGACTTCGAAGTCGAAGGAACGGAGGTAGACGACCGCTACCTCGAATACGACCTCAACGAGTGGGACGACTACGCCGTCGAAGAAGGCGTTCAGATGAACGAAGAGGGCATCGCCGACGAAGTCGTCACCGTCACCATCGGCCCGGAGCGTTCGGAAGAAACGATTCGGATGGCGCTCGCCAAAGGCGCAGACCGTTCGATTCGCGTCTGGGACGAGTCGTTCGAGGACGTTGACTTGCTCGACACCGAAGCAAAAGCAGAGATTTTCTCCGCTGTCGTCGCGGAAGAGGAACCGGACATCGTGCTGACCGGCGTGCAGGCGGGCGACGATGCGTTTGGTTCGACCGGTGTCGCGCTCGCGGACGCCATCGACTTCGAGTGGGCGGCAGTCGTGAATGCGCTCGATATGGACGCCGACGAAGGTGTCGCGCACGTCCGCCGAGAACTGGAGGGCGGTGTCGAGGAACTGACCGACGTGGAACTCCCCGCGGTGCTCACGATCCAGACTGGTATCAACGAACCACGATACGCTAGCCTGCGTGGTATTCGACAAGCCCAGTCCAAAGAAATCGCACCCAAAACGCTCGCCGACATCGGCCTCGACGCCGACACCTTGGAGAGCGACCTGACGCTGACCGACATGTACGAACCTGAAAGCGAGAGTGACGCAGAAATCTTCGAGGGCGACGCCGGAGAAACGGCCGGGAAACTGGCTGAAGTGCTCCGCGAGAAGGGGGTGGCAGAATGA
- a CDS encoding electron transfer flavoprotein subunit alpha/FixB family protein — MSDVLAITEHRRGELRDESFEIISAGRELADDAGGDLHLAVISGDVDSFADNLNREGVDAIHTVENGEEFNHDVYVQAVEALYNDLAPTFVLMPNSVNGLDYAPAVANRLDLPLVTDVIGFEYDGTLTTTREMYGSKVETTVDVEGDQFAVTTRGAEWPEAEGVGDAEVSAFDFEVDESAVRSTVTGFEEVGSGDVDISEAEFIVSIGRGIEEEENLPLIEDLVEATGATLASSRPIVDNGWLPKNRQVGQSGAQVTPQVYLAIGISGAVQHVAGMKGAETIIAVNTDPNAPIFDIADYGVVGDLFDVVPELIEKFS; from the coding sequence ATGAGCGACGTTCTCGCCATCACGGAACACCGCCGCGGCGAACTCCGCGACGAGAGTTTCGAAATCATCTCCGCCGGGCGCGAACTCGCCGACGACGCAGGTGGCGACCTCCACCTCGCAGTCATCAGCGGCGACGTGGATTCCTTCGCGGACAATCTGAACCGCGAAGGCGTGGACGCGATTCACACTGTCGAAAACGGCGAAGAGTTCAACCACGACGTGTACGTGCAGGCCGTAGAAGCGCTGTACAACGACCTCGCGCCGACGTTCGTTCTCATGCCGAACAGCGTGAACGGACTGGACTACGCGCCAGCAGTCGCAAACCGACTCGACCTGCCACTCGTCACCGACGTAATCGGCTTCGAGTACGACGGAACGCTCACGACGACCCGCGAAATGTACGGGTCGAAAGTCGAGACGACCGTAGACGTCGAGGGCGACCAGTTCGCCGTCACGACTCGTGGCGCAGAATGGCCGGAGGCCGAAGGCGTCGGTGACGCCGAGGTTTCCGCGTTCGACTTCGAAGTTGACGAATCCGCGGTTCGCTCGACTGTCACCGGATTCGAAGAGGTCGGCAGTGGCGACGTGGACATCAGCGAAGCGGAGTTCATCGTCAGTATCGGCCGCGGTATCGAGGAGGAAGAAAACCTCCCGCTCATCGAAGACCTCGTAGAGGCGACTGGCGCGACCCTCGCGTCTTCGCGCCCAATCGTGGACAACGGTTGGCTTCCGAAGAACCGGCAGGTCGGTCAGTCGGGTGCGCAGGTCACGCCGCAGGTGTACCTCGCAATCGGTATCTCCGGCGCGGTGCAGCACGTCGCCGGAATGAAAGGCGCGGAAACCATCATCGCGGTCAACACCGACCCGAACGCGCCAATCTTCGACATTGCGGATTACGGTGTCGTCGGCGACCTGTTCGACGTCGTGCCGGAACTCATCGAGAAGTTCAGCTAA
- a CDS encoding class I SAM-dependent methyltransferase has protein sequence MTDERERPLALSAYEQLADDYAERAPTKPFNADLERPTTQGLLPDISGMMVLDAGCGPGITTEYLLDEDANVTGIDASPAMLSHARERAQDAEFLRCDFGEDLPFESNRFDLVYSSLAFDYVEEWDSLFSELARVLCADGLLVFSSGHPVADYFHFDPENYFETEVVSEVWTSFGDPVEVPTYRRPLSAILNPLLDAGFRLDRIEGSQPTEAFREKAPETFERVSREPTFLSIRAVMTAN, from the coding sequence ATGACCGACGAGCGAGAGCGACCGCTGGCCCTCTCTGCCTACGAACAACTGGCCGACGATTACGCCGAACGCGCGCCGACGAAACCGTTCAACGCAGACCTCGAACGACCGACGACGCAGGGATTGCTCCCCGATATTTCCGGAATGATGGTGCTGGACGCCGGATGCGGCCCGGGAATCACGACCGAGTATTTGCTGGACGAAGATGCGAACGTAACTGGCATCGACGCAAGCCCTGCAATGCTTTCTCACGCGCGCGAGCGGGCACAGGACGCTGAATTTCTGCGATGCGATTTCGGCGAGGATCTGCCCTTCGAGTCGAATCGGTTCGACCTCGTCTACAGTTCACTGGCGTTCGACTATGTAGAAGAGTGGGATTCGCTCTTCTCGGAACTCGCACGCGTACTCTGCGCTGACGGCCTGCTCGTCTTTTCCTCCGGTCACCCTGTCGCGGATTACTTCCATTTCGACCCGGAGAACTACTTCGAGACGGAAGTCGTGAGCGAGGTCTGGACGAGTTTCGGCGACCCGGTCGAAGTGCCAACGTATCGGCGGCCACTGTCTGCGATACTGAATCCCCTGCTCGATGCTGGATTTCGACTCGACCGCATCGAGGGAAGCCAACCGACTGAGGCGTTTCGTGAGAAAGCTCCGGAAACGTTCGAGCGCGTGTCACGCGAACCCACGTTTTTGTCGATTCGCGCCGTGATGACAGCAAACTGA